A window from Spirochaetota bacterium encodes these proteins:
- a CDS encoding ParB N-terminal domain-containing protein has protein sequence MKIAIEKIKVKRRMRADLGNMHDLKESMRQHGLINPITLTQNYELLAGYRRLHAARELGWREIDCHLVNARTKLHKFEIETEENINRKSFTGDEMDRVAYRREELTASGWRKLRYILRGWFNAIISLFKKS, from the coding sequence GTGAAAATAGCCATAGAGAAAATAAAAGTTAAGCGGCGCATGCGCGCGGACCTCGGCAATATGCACGATCTGAAGGAATCCATGCGCCAGCATGGTCTGATAAACCCCATAACCCTGACACAGAATTACGAGCTGCTTGCCGGATACCGTCGACTGCACGCAGCGAGGGAGCTCGGCTGGCGTGAGATCGACTGCCATCTGGTCAACGCGCGGACCAAACTGCACAAATTCGAGATCGAAACCGAGGAGAACATAAACAGGAAAAGTTTTACCGGCGATGAAATGGATCGCGTAGCGTACCGACGGGAAGAACTTACCGCCAGTGGTTGGAGGAAACTACGGTACATACTGCGCGGCTGGTTTAACGCCATAATTTCATTATTTAAAAAATCCTGA
- a CDS encoding cobyrinate a,c-diamide synthase, which produces MKDSATRNAIAIAGVRGGMGKTIVTIGLIRALRRRGYTVAPFKKGPDYIDPAWLSLSAGRNCHNLDTFLMDDETTRSIFLDTNCDADLSIMEGNRGLFDGYDVQGTHSFAELTKALNIPVVLVIECTKTSRTVAALVLGVKMFDPELRLSGVILNNVAGERHRALITEAVEKYTGLPVLGSVPRMPAIRAQERHLGLVPVYEHGGPIELVDELGDIMERAIDLEKIIALSGAEMASENGVSRDIAVDAFSPVIMTEEKKQCSSARPRIGVMRDSAFNFYYRENIEALVRAGGEIIQISPLNGGIFPDVDALYIGGGFPETHAFRIASNCEFNASLRERINEGLPVYAECGGLIYLSASIVIDGEQYPMTGVFPMIFEIARSPQGHGYTIFCVDGDNPFYTTGAVVKGHEFRYARIVNPKDLTGLPTVFAMKRGTGIIDQRDGAVYRNTMATFCHTHALSENVIWPAKLVEHASARIIGSS; this is translated from the coding sequence ATGAAAGATTCTGCAACGCGAAATGCGATCGCCATCGCGGGAGTGCGCGGTGGAATGGGAAAGACAATCGTTACAATCGGTCTGATCAGGGCGCTGCGCCGAAGGGGTTATACCGTAGCGCCATTCAAAAAAGGTCCTGATTATATCGATCCGGCATGGCTATCTCTCTCGGCAGGCCGGAACTGCCATAATCTCGATACATTCCTGATGGATGATGAAACGACAAGGAGCATTTTCCTTGATACAAATTGTGATGCCGATCTTTCAATCATGGAAGGAAACAGGGGCCTTTTCGACGGATACGATGTCCAGGGAACGCACAGCTTCGCCGAACTGACCAAGGCGCTGAATATTCCGGTGGTGCTCGTCATTGAATGCACCAAGACAAGCAGAACGGTCGCCGCGCTCGTACTGGGGGTAAAGATGTTCGATCCGGAGCTTCGCTTGAGCGGTGTAATCCTGAATAACGTGGCCGGGGAGAGGCATCGGGCGCTGATCACCGAGGCGGTCGAAAAGTATACCGGCTTGCCGGTACTTGGATCGGTACCGAGAATGCCGGCAATCCGTGCTCAGGAACGCCACCTCGGGCTGGTACCTGTTTACGAGCACGGAGGTCCAATCGAGCTTGTCGATGAGCTCGGTGATATAATGGAACGCGCTATAGATCTGGAGAAGATTATCGCCCTTTCGGGTGCCGAAATGGCATCTGAAAACGGCGTTTCGCGCGATATCGCCGTTGACGCTTTCAGCCCGGTGATTATGACTGAAGAAAAAAAGCAATGTTCTTCGGCACGACCCCGCATAGGAGTGATGCGCGATTCGGCATTCAATTTCTACTACAGGGAAAACATCGAGGCGCTGGTTCGGGCCGGAGGCGAAATAATTCAGATCAGCCCGCTGAACGGTGGAATTTTTCCGGATGTTGACGCTCTCTATATTGGAGGGGGCTTCCCCGAAACGCATGCCTTTCGTATTGCCTCCAACTGCGAGTTCAATGCCTCACTCCGCGAGCGTATTAACGAGGGACTTCCGGTCTACGCTGAATGCGGCGGGCTGATATACCTTTCGGCTTCTATAGTAATCGATGGAGAGCAATATCCAATGACAGGCGTGTTCCCGATGATATTTGAAATCGCGCGTTCGCCACAGGGTCATGGATATACTATTTTCTGTGTGGATGGGGATAATCCTTTTTACACGACCGGGGCCGTCGTTAAGGGACATGAGTTCCGATACGCGCGGATAGTCAACCCGAAAGATCTGACTGGTCTTCCAACCGTATTCGCGATGAAGCGAGGTACCGGCATTATCGATCAAAGGGATGGCGCTGTGTATCGTAATACGATGGCAACATTCTGCCATACTCATGCGCTGAGCGAAAACGTTATATGGCCCGCAAAACTCGTCGAACACGCCTCTGCACGTATAATAGGGAGTTCTTGA
- the dsrB gene encoding dissimilatory-type sulfite reductase subunit beta, with product MPRTDIGPPDYKTMLPETIVNNYGKWKYHEILKPGVMKHVSETGGELFTVRAGSPRLVSIDFIRDVCDVADKYCDGHLRFTSRFNIELMTPDKENVDGIISDLNKLGLPVGGLGDCISNIVHTQGWIHCHSAATDASGLVKSIMDELYEYFTEFRLHAKLRIAVACCINMCGAVHCSDLAVVGIHTKPPKVNHEKLASTCEIPSVIASCPTGAIRRHSDKNINSVEVKNERCMYCGNCYTVCPSMPLSDPDGDGLAIYVGGKVSNMRKPPMFSRLAVPFIPNNPPRWPEVTDILKKIVEIYARDSKKYERLGEWIQRIGWERFFSLTSIPFTEQHIDDFTHATETYRATTQFKW from the coding sequence ATGCCAAGAACGGATATCGGCCCGCCGGATTATAAAACGATGCTTCCCGAAACCATCGTGAACAATTACGGCAAATGGAAATATCATGAAATCCTCAAACCCGGTGTTATGAAACACGTCAGCGAGACCGGTGGCGAACTATTCACCGTGCGAGCGGGCTCGCCCCGTCTCGTCAGCATAGATTTCATCCGGGACGTCTGCGACGTCGCCGATAAATATTGCGACGGCCATCTTCGTTTCACCAGCCGGTTCAACATCGAGCTGATGACCCCTGATAAGGAAAACGTTGATGGAATAATCTCTGATTTAAATAAACTCGGCCTTCCCGTGGGCGGTCTGGGCGACTGCATCTCGAATATCGTTCATACCCAGGGCTGGATTCACTGTCACAGCGCGGCAACGGACGCATCAGGACTCGTTAAATCGATCATGGACGAACTATACGAATACTTTACGGAATTCAGGCTGCACGCCAAGCTGAGGATAGCCGTCGCGTGCTGCATCAATATGTGCGGCGCGGTCCACTGTTCCGATCTTGCGGTTGTGGGCATCCATACAAAACCGCCCAAGGTCAACCACGAAAAACTGGCCTCTACATGCGAAATACCGTCGGTTATCGCGTCCTGTCCCACCGGCGCCATTCGCCGCCATTCAGACAAGAATATAAACAGCGTCGAGGTAAAAAATGAGCGGTGCATGTATTGTGGAAACTGTTACACCGTTTGTCCATCGATGCCGCTTTCAGACCCCGATGGAGACGGCCTGGCCATCTATGTGGGCGGGAAGGTCTCCAATATGCGGAAACCACCCATGTTTTCCAGGCTTGCGGTTCCTTTCATTCCGAACAATCCGCCCCGGTGGCCGGAAGTTACCGACATTCTCAAGAAGATCGTCGAGATCTACGCCAGGGATTCAAAGAAATACGAGCGCCTTGGCGAATGGATTCAGCGTATAGGATGGGAACGTTTCTTTTCGTTGACGAGCATACCATTCACCGAACAGCATATTGATGACTTTACTCACGCAACTGAAACGTATAGGGCCACAACGCAGTTCAAGTGGTAA
- the ahcY gene encoding adenosylhomocysteinase, with protein MSTLEIEKSPPYKIADISLADWGRSEMDLSENEMPGLMAIRKKYAQKKPLKGYKITGSLHMTIQTAMLIETLHELGADIRWASCNIFSTQDHAAAAIAKAGTAAVFAWKGETLEEYWWCTEQALTWPDGSGPDLIVDDGGDATLFIHQGVKIEKDPSLLKQEYDNKEFSIIMDRLRRAYKTDPGRWTRVATKIKGVSEETTTGVHRLYQMQQAGELLFPAINVNDSVTKSKFDNLYGCRESLADGIKRATDIMVAGKVVVICGYGDVGKGCAQSMRGFGARVLVTEIDPICALQAAMEGYEVTTLDNACAEGDIFVTATGCCDVVTGKHMEIMKDEAIVCNIGHFDSEIDMHYLETTDGCKKVTIKPQVDRWFLRSGKSIIVLAEGRLVNLGCATGHPSFVMSNSFTNQCLAQIELVSGKLEARVYTLPKKLDEEVARLHLDRLGARISTLTKKQAEYLGIPVEGPYKPEHYRY; from the coding sequence ATGAGTACGCTTGAAATCGAAAAATCGCCGCCTTATAAGATCGCCGATATTTCCCTTGCGGACTGGGGTCGCAGCGAGATGGATCTTTCCGAAAACGAGATGCCCGGTCTCATGGCCATTCGGAAAAAATACGCCCAGAAGAAACCCCTTAAAGGTTACAAGATAACCGGAAGCCTGCACATGACCATCCAGACGGCCATGCTCATCGAAACACTTCATGAGCTCGGCGCCGATATCCGATGGGCCTCGTGCAACATCTTTTCAACCCAGGACCACGCGGCGGCCGCCATCGCAAAGGCGGGCACCGCCGCTGTATTCGCATGGAAGGGAGAGACCCTGGAAGAATACTGGTGGTGCACCGAACAGGCCCTCACCTGGCCCGACGGCAGCGGCCCCGACCTTATCGTCGATGACGGTGGGGACGCAACGCTTTTTATCCACCAGGGCGTTAAAATCGAGAAAGACCCTTCCCTTTTGAAACAGGAATATGACAATAAGGAATTTTCGATTATTATGGACCGACTCCGCCGTGCTTATAAAACGGACCCCGGCCGCTGGACGAGGGTGGCGACAAAGATCAAGGGTGTTTCCGAGGAAACCACAACCGGCGTACATCGCCTGTATCAGATGCAGCAGGCCGGCGAACTTCTGTTCCCCGCGATCAATGTAAACGATTCCGTCACCAAGTCTAAATTCGATAATCTTTATGGATGCCGCGAATCGCTTGCGGACGGCATAAAGCGCGCTACCGATATAATGGTGGCCGGAAAGGTCGTGGTCATTTGCGGTTACGGCGATGTCGGCAAGGGATGCGCGCAATCCATGCGCGGATTCGGCGCGAGGGTGCTGGTGACCGAGATTGATCCCATCTGCGCCCTCCAGGCCGCCATGGAAGGCTATGAGGTTACCACGCTTGACAACGCCTGTGCCGAGGGCGATATATTCGTTACCGCGACGGGCTGTTGCGACGTAGTAACCGGAAAGCACATGGAGATCATGAAGGACGAGGCGATCGTCTGCAATATCGGCCATTTTGACAGCGAAATTGACATGCACTACCTCGAAACGACGGATGGCTGCAAAAAGGTAACCATTAAGCCCCAGGTTGACCGCTGGTTCCTCCGCTCTGGAAAGTCTATCATCGTGCTTGCCGAGGGCAGACTCGTTAATCTTGGCTGCGCGACCGGGCATCCGAGCTTTGTAATGAGTAACAGCTTCACAAACCAGTGCCTTGCCCAGATTGAGCTGGTCTCCGGCAAACTCGAAGCGCGGGTTTATACCCTTCCCAAAAAGCTCGACGAAGAGGTGGCCCGTCTTCATCTGGACCGCCTCGGCGCCAGGATATCGACCCTAACGAAAAAACAGGCCGAGTACCTCGGTATTCCCGTCGAAGGTCCGTACAAACCCGAGCATTACCGCTACTGA
- a CDS encoding metalloregulator ArsR/SmtB family transcription factor → MKALHYFKALSDQTRIRLVKLLEYKELSVNEVMAVLGMGQSRVSRHLKILTDSGLLKFRRDGLWVFYSTINGGDGRTLMDSLGFLFDDAVFANDRKIADDVAAQRVRETRNFFDSIAGEWDKIRSDLLDGFDSSLFITTSNNRYKTSLDLGCGTGDFLSQLLSISDRVIGIDNSPVMLEIARKRFEGATGKIDLRLGELEHLPLPDREADFALLNMVMHHLASPLDCFMEANRVLTAGGILKIIEFDKHTDERLRIEYGDRHLGFSEDEVLRYLEMSSFTRVSSESLSLKNGLVVRVYTSIAA, encoded by the coding sequence ATGAAAGCCCTGCACTATTTTAAAGCGTTGTCGGACCAAACGCGCATTCGTCTTGTTAAGCTGCTCGAGTATAAAGAGCTCAGCGTTAACGAGGTCATGGCCGTCCTTGGCATGGGTCAGTCGCGAGTTTCGCGGCATCTCAAAATACTAACCGATTCGGGATTGTTGAAATTTAGGAGGGACGGACTTTGGGTCTTCTATTCCACCATTAACGGGGGCGATGGGCGGACACTCATGGATTCGCTCGGTTTTCTTTTCGATGATGCGGTCTTCGCAAATGACAGAAAGATCGCGGACGATGTCGCCGCTCAAAGGGTTAGGGAAACCCGAAATTTTTTCGATTCCATCGCGGGAGAATGGGACAAAATAAGGAGTGATCTTCTTGATGGCTTCGATTCGTCCCTGTTTATAACCACGAGCAACAATCGCTATAAAACATCGTTGGACCTCGGGTGCGGAACCGGAGACTTTTTATCTCAACTGCTTTCGATTTCCGACAGGGTAATCGGCATCGATAACTCCCCCGTCATGCTCGAAATAGCCAGAAAGCGCTTTGAGGGTGCGACCGGGAAAATTGACCTCAGGCTCGGCGAACTCGAACATCTGCCCCTGCCCGACCGCGAAGCCGATTTCGCCCTGCTCAACATGGTGATGCATCACCTCGCCTCTCCACTTGATTGCTTTATGGAAGCCAATCGCGTCTTGACCGCGGGCGGCATTTTAAAAATAATCGAGTTCGACAAGCACACCGACGAGCGGCTTCGTATCGAATATGGAGACCGTCATCTCGGCTTCAGCGAGGACGAGGTACTGCGCTATCTCGAAATGTCCTCCTTTACCCGTGTCTCGTCAGAAAGCCTTTCACTTAAAAACGGACTGGTGGTTCGTGTTTATACGTCTATTGCGGCTTGA
- the dsrA gene encoding dissimilatory-type sulfite reductase subunit alpha has translation MPSNTPLLDELEKGPWPSFVKEMKRSAGKNAKAKDLLGVVEQSYKDKITHWKHGGIVGVTGYGGGVIGRYSDLPENFPNAEQFHTIRVNHPSGWFYTTKALRTICDIWEKHGSGLTNMHGATGDIILLGTDTDQIQPAFNTLSENGFDLGGSGSALRTPSGCVGPARCEWACFDSLDLIYDLTQTFQDELHRPRWPYKFKIKASACPNDCVAAIARADFTIIGTWRDSLRIDQSAVGEYAAKGLDIKNLIAGKCPSQALDYDEKNRKLTLKPEDCVRCMHCISKMTRAIRPGKETGATILIGGKAPILRGAFLSWVLVPFIKVDPPYAEIKQLLEKIWDWWDENGRNRERIAETISRLGLKDFLKAIDLRPIPQMVYHPRSNPFVFF, from the coding sequence ATGCCAAGCAATACTCCTTTACTCGATGAACTTGAGAAGGGCCCGTGGCCGAGTTTCGTGAAAGAAATGAAGCGGTCGGCCGGCAAAAACGCCAAAGCGAAGGATCTGCTCGGTGTCGTCGAACAATCCTATAAGGATAAAATCACCCACTGGAAACACGGTGGTATCGTCGGTGTAACCGGCTACGGGGGAGGCGTTATCGGTCGTTATTCAGATCTCCCCGAAAATTTTCCAAACGCCGAACAATTCCACACCATCCGGGTCAACCATCCGTCCGGCTGGTTCTACACAACCAAAGCCCTGCGCACCATCTGCGATATCTGGGAAAAACACGGCAGCGGCCTCACGAACATGCACGGCGCCACCGGGGACATCATTCTGCTCGGAACGGATACTGACCAGATCCAGCCCGCGTTTAATACGCTTTCAGAGAACGGCTTCGATCTGGGCGGCTCCGGGTCGGCCCTTCGGACCCCCAGCGGGTGCGTCGGACCGGCCCGCTGCGAATGGGCGTGCTTCGACAGCCTCGATCTTATCTATGATTTAACACAGACATTCCAGGACGAGCTTCATCGTCCCCGCTGGCCGTACAAGTTTAAAATCAAGGCGTCTGCCTGTCCCAACGACTGCGTCGCCGCGATCGCGCGCGCCGATTTCACCATCATCGGCACATGGCGTGACAGCCTCAGGATCGACCAGTCGGCGGTAGGGGAATACGCGGCCAAGGGTCTTGACATCAAGAACCTGATAGCCGGCAAATGCCCGAGCCAGGCCCTCGATTACGACGAGAAAAACCGGAAGCTTACTCTCAAACCCGAGGACTGCGTCCGCTGCATGCACTGCATCAGCAAGATGACCAGGGCTATCCGTCCCGGAAAGGAAACCGGCGCAACGATACTGATAGGCGGAAAAGCGCCCATCCTCAGAGGCGCCTTCCTTTCCTGGGTGCTGGTCCCGTTTATCAAGGTAGATCCGCCCTATGCCGAGATCAAGCAACTCCTTGAGAAGATATGGGACTGGTGGGATGAGAATGGTCGGAACCGGGAGCGGATCGCGGAGACGATCAGCCGGCTCGGCCTTAAGGATTTTCTAAAAGCGATTGATCTCAGGCCAATTCCGCAGATGGTCTACCATCCGCGCTCGAATCCCTTCGTTTTCTTTTAA
- a CDS encoding phosphate ABC transporter substrate-binding protein: MRPKSFSKILVAAMVIAAGCFFSTAYSQQAGKIVIKGSTTVLPITLKIIEAYKKIAPNVAISVDGSGSGNGIKALLEGSCDIANTSRALKKEELEKAVAFKGSIKEVIVAYDMIVPIVHPSNKVKNLTKNQLKGIYDGSIKDWSEIGGDRGRIVVISRDTSSGTYEYWHEDVMKKSEVRKDALLQASSGAVVSAVANNRRAVAYVGFGYLNNRVHAVHVNGVEPTLDNGKTGKYPISRALYNYINEKNLSKETKAFIDFIISKDGQKLVRDAGFIPVR, from the coding sequence ATGAGGCCAAAATCATTCTCAAAAATACTTGTTGCCGCTATGGTAATTGCGGCGGGCTGCTTCTTCAGCACCGCTTATTCGCAGCAGGCAGGCAAAATCGTTATTAAAGGTTCCACCACCGTTCTTCCCATCACCCTCAAAATAATAGAAGCCTATAAGAAGATCGCGCCGAATGTCGCAATCTCGGTCGATGGAAGCGGTTCCGGAAACGGCATCAAGGCGTTGCTTGAGGGAAGCTGCGACATCGCAAATACTTCCAGGGCGCTGAAAAAGGAAGAGCTCGAAAAAGCAGTTGCATTCAAAGGCAGTATCAAGGAAGTGATAGTCGCCTACGACATGATCGTTCCCATAGTGCACCCATCCAATAAAGTCAAGAATCTCACCAAGAACCAGCTCAAGGGAATTTATGATGGTTCCATCAAAGACTGGAGCGAAATCGGCGGAGACAGGGGCAGGATCGTCGTTATCAGCCGCGATACCAGCTCGGGTACTTACGAGTACTGGCATGAGGACGTAATGAAGAAATCCGAAGTACGCAAGGACGCCCTTCTTCAGGCCTCGAGCGGCGCGGTTGTAAGCGCCGTCGCCAATAATCGTAGAGCGGTCGCATACGTCGGTTTTGGATATCTCAACAACCGGGTCCACGCGGTTCATGTAAATGGGGTGGAGCCCACTCTTGATAACGGCAAAACCGGGAAATACCCGATTTCGCGTGCGCTGTACAACTACATCAACGAGAAGAATCTCTCCAAAGAAACAAAGGCTTTTATAGACTTCATTATCAGCAAGGATGGGCAGAAGCTCGTCAGGGATGCCGGCTTTATTCCGGTACGCTGA
- a CDS encoding sulfurtransferase TusA family protein, translating into MQILEKLVDTRGYSCPIPIAMVSRKMHHLAEGDTVTVVFDDAGFRKELEAWCAETGNAFIDYKLEKNFHTAVIGKGAGFKKEGIKATMAFILLGIKLHFIKIILGIIPVKRIRYLITFVSIPEGLRADRWLDENGNKKHVALPVPSDITAHCGVVLGFSGREEAEKAYRLLLDNRFAAEDVYVIEKESGTLKLDI; encoded by the coding sequence ATGCAAATCCTGGAAAAGCTGGTCGATACCCGGGGGTATTCATGTCCCATTCCGATTGCGATGGTCTCGAGAAAAATGCACCATCTGGCCGAAGGAGACACCGTGACGGTGGTTTTCGACGACGCAGGTTTCAGGAAGGAACTGGAAGCATGGTGCGCTGAAACCGGGAACGCTTTCATCGATTATAAACTCGAGAAAAACTTTCACACTGCGGTAATAGGGAAGGGTGCCGGTTTCAAGAAAGAAGGCATAAAGGCCACCATGGCGTTCATACTGCTGGGGATTAAACTGCATTTTATTAAAATCATTCTCGGGATAATACCGGTAAAAAGAATTCGATACCTTATCACATTTGTGTCAATTCCTGAAGGCCTGAGAGCGGATCGATGGCTTGATGAGAACGGTAATAAAAAGCATGTCGCATTGCCGGTCCCTTCCGACATTACGGCCCACTGCGGAGTCGTTCTTGGATTTAGCGGCAGGGAAGAGGCGGAAAAGGCATACAGGCTCTTGTTGGACAACAGGTTCGCGGCGGAAGATGTTTATGTTATCGAAAAAGAGTCTGGAACACTGAAATTGGATATATAA
- a CDS encoding VOC family protein: MTNHLHHVHIFASDIAASIKYYKEFFKGKVIMDMDIAGTRNVFMQIGNGRIHLYDRPPHEGKGGAIHHIGIQTDDLEGLVNRMKARGVDFKKDITDFGFWKYIMTMGPDTVLIEIFEVDKAKAPSEYEHYFE; encoded by the coding sequence ATGACAAACCATCTTCATCACGTACATATATTCGCCTCGGATATTGCGGCGTCCATCAAATATTATAAAGAGTTTTTTAAAGGAAAAGTGATTATGGATATGGATATCGCCGGCACCCGCAATGTTTTCATGCAGATCGGCAACGGCCGCATTCATTTATACGACAGACCGCCACACGAAGGCAAAGGGGGGGCGATCCACCATATCGGTATTCAAACGGACGACCTGGAAGGGCTGGTAAACCGGATGAAAGCCCGGGGAGTCGATTTTAAAAAGGATATTACCGATTTCGGTTTCTGGAAATACATCATGACCATGGGGCCCGATACCGTGCTGATCGAGATATTCGAAGTGGACAAAGCGAAGGCACCCTCCGAATACGAGCATTATTTCGAATAG
- a CDS encoding nitroreductase family protein, translating to MKFNRSVQELVAVRSSCRTFSGEPIPDEKLRALVVILDSLPVPPFAGSARFRLVEMKGKDGAATRRPGTYGVIRGARWFIVGAIANTPRSMEDFGFLMEAIILGATDLGLATCWLGGTFNRTDYARLVEARSTETVPAISPVGYPAARRALTDSIIRWSAGSKRRKAAGELFFMYDFNQPIVDLSGNDHAPALESVQRAPSASNLQPWRLVLDDTSGAVHFYMTRSRGYDKLIRAVDLQRIDMGIAMCHFQLCSSENGTPGRWSVSDPVLKNVPEKTEYIASWTQE from the coding sequence ATGAAATTTAACCGATCGGTACAGGAACTGGTTGCCGTCAGATCCTCGTGCAGGACGTTTTCGGGCGAACCGATCCCCGATGAAAAACTGCGTGCTCTTGTTGTTATACTCGATTCGCTGCCGGTGCCGCCGTTTGCGGGCTCGGCGAGGTTCCGTCTCGTTGAAATGAAGGGTAAAGACGGCGCCGCGACACGACGGCCAGGTACATACGGAGTCATTCGCGGCGCGCGCTGGTTCATTGTCGGTGCGATCGCAAACACCCCGCGCTCCATGGAGGATTTCGGATTTCTTATGGAGGCGATAATTCTCGGTGCGACTGACCTGGGTCTTGCCACATGCTGGCTCGGAGGGACATTCAATCGGACCGATTACGCGAGGTTGGTGGAGGCGCGGTCTACCGAAACGGTTCCGGCCATAAGCCCCGTGGGCTATCCGGCGGCGAGGCGGGCCCTCACTGATTCGATTATAAGGTGGTCGGCGGGATCGAAAAGACGCAAAGCTGCCGGGGAGCTGTTCTTCATGTACGATTTCAACCAACCAATAGTCGATTTATCCGGAAATGACCACGCCCCGGCGCTTGAATCGGTCCAAAGAGCGCCATCGGCCTCGAATTTACAACCATGGCGGCTCGTACTCGACGATACTTCGGGGGCGGTGCATTTTTACATGACGAGGTCGCGCGGGTACGACAAGTTGATACGGGCGGTCGACCTGCAGCGGATCGACATGGGTATCGCGATGTGCCATTTCCAACTGTGCTCCAGCGAGAACGGGACGCCCGGGCGCTGGAGTGTCAGCGATCCGGTATTGAAGAATGTGCCGGAAAAAACGGAATATATCGCAAGCTGGACTCAGGAATAG
- a CDS encoding dodecin family protein, which produces MDHVYRVIELIGTSTKSWEDAAKNAVESHAKTLRDLRIAEVRQLDMKVEEGKVVLYRAKVSVSFKYNQ; this is translated from the coding sequence ATGGATCATGTATACAGAGTGATAGAGCTCATCGGAACGAGTACAAAATCCTGGGAAGACGCCGCTAAAAACGCCGTCGAAAGTCATGCGAAAACCTTGCGCGATCTGAGAATCGCCGAGGTTCGCCAGCTCGACATGAAAGTCGAGGAAGGAAAGGTCGTTTTATATCGCGCGAAGGTGAGTGTATCTTTCAAGTATAACCAGTAG
- a CDS encoding TusE/DsrC/DsvC family sulfur relay protein: MASINLHGNSYDVDEDGFLQEPDKWTEDVARGMAEKEGINELSETHWKVMNYLRDYFKQNGIAPMVRKLTKETGVNLKEMYELFPQGPANSACKWAGLPKPTGCV, encoded by the coding sequence ATGGCGAGCATCAATTTGCATGGGAATTCATATGACGTTGATGAGGACGGCTTTCTTCAGGAGCCGGATAAATGGACGGAAGACGTCGCCAGGGGCATGGCGGAGAAGGAGGGAATCAACGAATTAAGCGAGACCCACTGGAAGGTTATGAATTATCTGAGAGATTATTTCAAGCAGAATGGCATAGCGCCCATGGTAAGAAAGCTCACCAAGGAGACGGGCGTCAATCTTAAAGAGATGTATGAGCTTTTCCCACAGGGGCCCGCGAACTCGGCATGTAAATGGGCCGGACTGCCAAAGCCGACCGGCTGTGTGTGA